In one Melopsittacus undulatus isolate bMelUnd1 chromosome 4, bMelUnd1.mat.Z, whole genome shotgun sequence genomic region, the following are encoded:
- the FAM181A gene encoding protein FAM181A produces the protein MASDSEVKTLLNFVNLASSDIKAALDKSAPCRRSVDHRKYLQKQLKRFSQKYSRIPRCHPSKSTECGWRRGAEDLGRGPPPEAPDPSPRGAAATERVLQTAGVEGSLTEERVLQEQNPEATRPDQVPMRKRQLPASFWEEPQPAQSLLARAYPTSSEGLPAPRDPPPSEGKKSKRSPNTSGPESPPEPTPHAGDKDSAGILLGRVGAWTCCPFPCPGPGVYQPPGTLSQSPFLGLGLWRKSAATLSAEVPHFCKEADGMGQKLYRPVVLKPIPTKPAVPPPIFNVFSYL, from the coding sequence ATGGCATCAGACAGTGAGGTTAAAACCCTACTGAACTTTGTCAACCTGGCCTCCAGTGACATCAAAGCAGCTCTGGATAAATCAGCTCCCTGTCGCCGGTCAGTTGATCACAGGAAATACTTGCAGAAGCAGCTCAAGCGATTTTCTCAGAAATACTCCCGTATCCCACGGTGCCATCCCAGCAAATCCACAGAGTGTGGTTGGCGCAGGGGGGCAGAGGACCTGGGCCGTGGACCTCCACCCGAGGCACCTGACCCAAGCCCCCGTGGTGCAGCTGCTACAGAGAGGGTGCTGCAGACAGCAGGGGTAGAGGGCAGCCTCACTGAGGAACGGGTTTTGCAGGAGCAAAACCCTGAAGCCACCAGACCAGACCAGGTGCCCATGAGGAAGAGACAGCTCCCTGCCTCCTTCTGGGAAGAGCCACAGCCGGCCCAGAGCCTGCTGGCCAGGGCCTATCCCACCAGCTCCGAGGGTCTCCCAGCCCCCAGAGACCCTCCTCCCtctgaggggaagaaaagcaaacgGAGCCCGAACACTAGTGGTCCAGAGAGTCCCCCCGAGCCTACCCCACATGCTGGGGACAAGGACTCTGCTGGCATCCTGTTGGGCAGGGTGGGTGCCTGGACCTGctgccccttcccctgccctgggcCAGGGGTGTACCAGCCCCCTGGCACACTGTCCCAGTCACCCttcctggggctggggctgtggaggAAGAGTGCAGCCACACTGTCGGCAGAGGTGCCACACTTCTGCAAGGAGGCTGATGGCATGGGACAGAAACTCTACAGGCCAGTGGTTTTGAAACCCATCCCCACCAAGCCTGCTGTCCCCCCACCCATCTTCAATGTTTTCAGCTATCTTTAG